In a genomic window of Venatoribacter cucullus:
- a CDS encoding multidrug transporter, which produces MLQMSLSATLVLLLIVAVVVIVLLWWRRGWFIQWLKGTAGMLMLVLAIVLAFSLADLWSYRQLLEEKPLATVSVYELGPQEYDITLATGEGSEERYKILGDQWQLDVRLMVWKGPFLSAGTMPLYRLDRLSGRYLSLEQERNAGRTVYALQESRWFDVWDWLHGRSWWLEAQSGSAVYMPLANGAVFSVHLTPKGLLARPLNDVAEQVLERPW; this is translated from the coding sequence ATGCTGCAGATGAGTCTTTCAGCCACGCTGGTGCTGCTGCTGATCGTGGCAGTGGTGGTGATTGTGCTGCTGTGGTGGCGTCGTGGCTGGTTTATCCAATGGCTGAAAGGCACTGCGGGTATGCTGATGCTGGTGCTGGCCATTGTGCTGGCATTTTCACTGGCGGATTTGTGGAGTTACCGGCAGTTGCTGGAAGAAAAGCCGCTGGCCACCGTCAGTGTTTATGAACTGGGTCCACAGGAATACGACATTACGCTGGCGACCGGTGAAGGCAGCGAAGAGCGTTACAAAATACTGGGCGATCAGTGGCAGCTGGATGTGCGGCTAATGGTGTGGAAAGGCCCGTTCCTGAGTGCAGGTACCATGCCGCTGTACCGTCTTGATCGCCTGTCGGGGCGTTACTTGTCACTGGAACAGGAGCGCAACGCCGGCCGTACGGTGTACGCTTTGCAGGAGTCGCGCTGGTTTGATGTCTGGGATTGGCTGCATGGCCGTTCCTGGTGGCTGGAGGCGCAGTCAGGCAGCGCCGTGTATATGCCTCTGGCAAACGGGGCGGTGTTCAGTGTGCATCTGACGCCCAAAGGATTACTGGCCCGCCCGCTGAATGATGTGGCTGAACAGGTGCTGGAACGCCCCTGGTAA
- a CDS encoding DUF4062 domain-containing protein, producing MSNPPADKRYLVYLASNASGLDVERYEVQRLMARHGMVNVGLACREDAGPYDWNLVRSQIESADLFILLLGDDYGPMAPTGISFLHREFVHAKSLNKPTLAFIKNSLPEKNHTEAQRRLLGLHRIVAQQSPYKLWHLREELLSQVRAALSSNLLTIGPGWIPAQCSVAPPPAVAVPAATEEPMTPRQRQSRSRQMLNLQVTAKVYQGGNLSLEEVLLPARLDKLLNPLQGLLQKGASEDRLRSQLEGLISPTVRTQLLERKPNAHAVDDIRISRTQFQQMLQNWKVLGLIRSNGEAGRAVWQATGNVIE from the coding sequence TTGAGTAACCCACCTGCTGATAAGCGTTATCTGGTTTACCTGGCCTCCAATGCCAGTGGTCTGGATGTTGAACGCTATGAAGTGCAGCGGCTGATGGCCCGGCATGGCATGGTCAATGTTGGCTTGGCCTGCCGCGAGGATGCCGGCCCCTATGACTGGAATCTGGTGCGCAGCCAGATCGAAAGCGCTGATTTATTTATTTTGCTGCTGGGTGATGACTACGGCCCGATGGCGCCGACTGGTATCAGCTTTCTGCATCGTGAGTTTGTGCACGCCAAATCACTGAATAAGCCTACGCTGGCCTTTATCAAAAACAGTCTGCCTGAAAAAAATCATACCGAAGCGCAACGACGCCTGCTCGGGCTGCATCGTATTGTGGCGCAGCAATCCCCTTATAAACTCTGGCATCTGCGCGAAGAGCTGTTGTCACAGGTCCGGGCGGCATTATCCAGCAATCTACTGACCATTGGTCCGGGCTGGATTCCGGCTCAGTGCAGTGTTGCGCCGCCACCGGCAGTGGCAGTTCCTGCAGCCACAGAAGAACCCATGACTCCACGTCAGCGTCAGTCCCGCAGTCGTCAGATGCTCAATCTGCAGGTGACGGCCAAGGTGTACCAGGGCGGTAATTTGTCGCTGGAAGAAGTGCTGCTGCCGGCGCGGCTGGATAAATTGTTGAATCCGTTGCAGGGCTTGTTGCAGAAAGGTGCCAGTGAAGATCGTTTGCGCAGTCAGCTGGAAGGGCTGATTTCGCCCACGGTGCGTACGCAGCTGCTGGAGCGTAAGCCGAATGCTCATGCGGTGGATGATATCCGCATCAGTCGTACGCAGTTTCAGCAGATGTTACAAAACTGGAAAGTGCTGGGGTTAATCCGCAGCAATGGCGAAGCAGGCCGGGCAGTATGGCAGGCAACCGGTAACGTGATCGAATAA
- a CDS encoding ArsR/SmtB family transcription factor, translating into MSEEMLELIAQRFRLLSDPMRLKILHQLQDGEKSVTELVTATGASQPNVSKHLSTLRSHGLVKRRQDGNMAYFSIGATFIFDVCNTVCDSMKDEWQQRHHLLERFGTPV; encoded by the coding sequence ATGTCTGAAGAAATGCTTGAATTGATTGCCCAGCGTTTCCGGCTGTTGTCGGACCCTATGCGGTTGAAAATTCTGCATCAGCTGCAGGATGGCGAGAAATCGGTTACCGAACTGGTAACAGCGACTGGCGCCTCTCAGCCCAATGTCTCCAAACACCTGTCTACCCTGCGTTCACATGGTCTGGTGAAGCGGCGTCAGGATGGCAACATGGCTTATTTCAGCATCGGTGCCACGTTTATTTTTGATGTTTGCAACACCGTCTGCGACAGCATGAAGGACGAATGGCAGCAGCGCCATCATTTGCTGGAGCGCTTTGGCACGCCGGTCTGA
- a CDS encoding FAD:protein FMN transferase, with translation MRLPLLLGLILSLLACTPAPQPVVRISGPTMGTSYHIAWAGSEHDRETLQQQVDARLVAINRSMSTYDPESELSRLNRGLLPTGADGWVRLSADLTEVLALALQVWRDSGGAFDVTIGPLVNAWGFGPQARPEHIPDAGFIRTTLAAIGSDAIRLDARQQRLQLQKPLYIDLSAIAKGWAVDEIAAILEQHGISGYMVEIGGEIRTAGSKPDGQPWRIAIERPPLQDDGREVALVITPANTGLATSGNYRNYFEEEGVRYSHTIDPASGYPVQHNLASVSVLHESTALADAWATAFSVLGAERSLQLAEQHRLAVFLLTKEPAGFVQRTSSRFNALFPPVAEVQEN, from the coding sequence ATGCGTCTGCCGCTTCTGTTGGGACTGATTCTGTCGTTACTGGCCTGTACACCGGCGCCGCAACCTGTGGTGCGTATCAGTGGCCCGACCATGGGCACCAGTTACCATATTGCCTGGGCTGGCAGTGAGCATGACCGCGAGACACTGCAGCAGCAGGTCGATGCCCGCCTGGTCGCCATCAACCGCAGTATGTCGACCTATGATCCGGAGTCCGAATTATCCCGCCTGAATCGTGGTCTGTTACCCACCGGAGCCGATGGCTGGGTCCGTCTTTCGGCCGATCTGACGGAGGTTCTGGCGCTGGCGCTGCAGGTGTGGCGTGACAGTGGCGGTGCTTTCGATGTCACCATCGGTCCGCTGGTCAATGCCTGGGGTTTTGGTCCGCAAGCCCGTCCAGAGCATATCCCGGATGCCGGTTTTATCCGCACAACCCTGGCGGCCATCGGCAGTGACGCCATTCGCCTGGATGCCAGGCAACAACGTCTGCAGCTGCAAAAACCCCTGTATATCGATTTGTCGGCCATTGCCAAAGGCTGGGCGGTCGATGAAATTGCGGCCATCCTGGAACAGCATGGCATCAGTGGTTATATGGTCGAAATTGGTGGTGAAATCCGTACGGCAGGCAGTAAGCCGGACGGACAGCCCTGGCGCATTGCCATTGAGCGTCCGCCGTTGCAGGACGACGGCCGGGAAGTTGCGTTGGTGATTACCCCTGCCAATACCGGTCTGGCAACCTCGGGTAATTACCGCAATTATTTTGAAGAAGAGGGTGTGCGTTACTCGCATACCATTGATCCGGCCAGCGGTTATCCGGTACAGCACAACCTGGCTTCGGTGTCGGTGCTGCATGAGTCAACGGCGCTGGCGGATGCCTGGGCCACGGCTTTCAGTGTGCTGGGGGCCGAGCGTTCCCTGCAGCTGGCTGAGCAGCACCGTCTGGCTGTCTTTCTGTTAACCAAAGAACCGGCAGGCTTTGTGCAGCGCACATCCAGCCGGTTTAACGCACTCTTTCCGCCCGTTGCGGAAGTACAGGAGAACTGA
- the nqrM gene encoding (Na+)-NQR maturation NqrM produces the protein MNTLIIVFVFMLLVVAAMGIGILMGRKPISGSCGGMSAIGMDGACDVCGGDRNKCKEENEKAAAGSAGADFYDATKR, from the coding sequence ATGAATACTCTGATTATCGTATTTGTGTTTATGTTGCTGGTGGTGGCTGCCATGGGCATCGGTATTCTGATGGGCCGTAAGCCGATCAGTGGTTCCTGCGGCGGCATGAGCGCTATTGGCATGGATGGCGCCTGTGATGTCTGCGGCGGCGACCGTAATAAATGCAAAGAAGAAAATGAAAAAGCGGCGGCAGGTTCTGCCGGTGCCGATTTTTATGATGCTACTAAGCGCTAA